CCAACAGGTGCGTCGGATCAATGGACTTCACGTACGCCGCCATCTCCTCGAACCATGCCTGGAACAAGCAGCACCAAACGTCGAACACGGTTAGTGCACCGTGGAAGCAAGCAGCGTCGACGAAAGCATAACCTGCAACGTGTCGCCCGAAGGATCCGAGGGGCAGCGTGGCTCGTTAATGAGCTCCCACGCCATGATTGTGGGATCGTCCTTGTACGCCACATTGGTGATCGTGTTGACTCTGGTGATGACGGTCTAAATCAAGCAAGCAGAGGATGTGATCGGAACCGGTTACCTTAGCTTCTCATAGCCCAAACTGCGCCTGTGTTTTACCTTCACAAAGGCTTTGTAGTAGCTTTTGACAGTGGGATCCGAGAAGAAGTCGTCATCACCAGACAAATCCACGCCGGCTTCCTTGCCCCATCTCACGTACTGTGCCTTCCCTCCGTAATCTTCCCAATTGTTGCACAAGGACAGCATCAATCTCATCCCGTGCGTTCTTGCCTCGCTCACCACGAAATCCAAACCCTGATGACATCCATCGGCTTAGACCCAACATCGAACAGGTGGCGAGGGTCGGTCACCGGTACCTTGAAGACCTCTTCGTCGTAGACGAAAGGGGAGATCTGGAGAGCCCGCCACCCGCCGTCGTTGAAAGCCCAAGTCCGGCAGACGGTGAGGCCGGCGGCTGCGGCATCCTTGAAGACGTCGCTGACCTTGCACCTAGTCGCCGGGTCGGCGGCGAAGACCATCAGCCAGTACGTGTTGAAGCCATGAACAAGGAACGGCCGGCCCTGGACCACGAAGTGGGTGCCCCTCCTCTCTACCGCTCCCCGCTCCTCGCcctccatcccgctcattgcatgTGCCCCGTAGCGGATCAGAGCAGCAGCCCAGGCCAAGGCTATAAGCACCGATCGAACCGACCCTGCGTTGGTTCCCACTCGAACACTACCCATCATCGGATCCTCTCCAATTCCTGTACCGTCCTATGCGTTGAACATTGGATGCTCCCATTCACGGATCCGCTCCAATTGCGAGAGACAACACGCGGCGGGTCGGCCTTCCTCTGCGCTGCCCGAGCCACCAAACAGGTAGAGGAGGCTCGCCCGCTACCGCGGTGTTAGCTGGAATGGAAGGTGCGTTTATGACGTTCCCAAGGAGGTGGTCGTATGGCGTGTTTGTGGGACCAAGCGCAACGAAGCAAGCGGTGGGTTGGTGGTAATGGTATTTAATTGGGTATGCCTCCGTCTGTGATTATAATAATTAACTAATCCTTTTTCTAATACACATGATCGGACATGGGGATACTGTACACCGTCCGATCGGTGGCGTCGACGTG
This DNA window, taken from Musa acuminata AAA Group cultivar baxijiao chromosome BXJ3-7, Cavendish_Baxijiao_AAA, whole genome shotgun sequence, encodes the following:
- the LOC103992509 gene encoding mannan endo-1,4-beta-mannosidase 8, producing MMGSVRVGTNAGSVRSVLIALAWAAALIRYGAHAMSGMEGEERGAVERRGTHFVVQGRPFLVHGFNTYWLMVFAADPATRCKVSDVFKDAAAAGLTVCRTWAFNDGGWRALQISPFVYDEEVFKGLDFVVSEARTHGMRLMLSLCNNWEDYGGKAQYVRWGKEAGVDLSGDDDFFSDPTVKSYYKAFVKTVITRVNTITNVAYKDDPTIMAWELINEPRCPSDPSGDTLQAWFEEMAAYVKSIDPTHLLEIGVEGFYGPSTPERLQLNPNTCAGDAGTDFIRNHRVAGVDFASVHVYSDTWLPDPDSNAHLQFVRAWMHQHMDDAEKLLGMPVVFGEFGVSVKDERFESRFRETFMETVYDTLLSSRMRRDVGGGCLVWQLFPEGTEHMDDGYAVVLADSPSTLDMLSQHSRNLQTHHSKGSCGSSEPHEEL